A portion of the Burkholderia pseudomultivorans genome contains these proteins:
- a CDS encoding DUF5594 family protein has protein sequence MQPETARRFDTEFAPRIAQAIAAFFSDHVRADVVPYGGHGHPTRVQIRSAPHEHVSGFTHPLNLELTWDTDEIERLMEPDGPQRFEHYLAALPKKLGAWQGARDIDLASRTQADPLVRLGGLDFEG, from the coding sequence ATGCAGCCCGAAACCGCTCGCCGTTTCGATACCGAATTCGCGCCGCGCATCGCGCAGGCGATCGCCGCCTTCTTCTCCGATCATGTCCGTGCCGACGTCGTGCCGTATGGCGGCCACGGGCATCCGACGCGGGTTCAGATCCGCAGCGCGCCGCATGAACACGTCAGCGGCTTCACGCATCCGCTGAATCTCGAGCTGACCTGGGACACCGACGAAATCGAACGCCTGATGGAGCCCGACGGCCCGCAGCGCTTCGAGCACTATCTGGCCGCACTGCCGAAGAAGCTCGGCGCCTGGCAGGGCGCGCGCGACATCGACCTCGCGTCGCGCACGCAGGCCGACCCGCTCGTGCGGCTCGGCGGCCTCGACTTCGAAGGCTGA
- a CDS encoding MFS transporter — MNADTGLPIPQRYWAIVCVALGITLAVLDGAIANVALPTIARDLHASDAASIWIVNAYQLAVTITLLPLASLGERVGYRRIYIAGLALFTAASLGCALAGSLPMLAVMRVIQGFGAAGIMSVNAALVRMIYPSSMLGRGLSINAMVVALSSAIGPTVASAILSFASWPWLFAVNVPIGIAAVLGSVRALPANPLHDAPYDFPSALMNACVFGLLIMAVDGLGHGESRAYVAAELAVAFAVGYFFVKRQLTQPAPLLPVDLMRIPMFALSICTSVASFTSQMLAFVALPFWLQNSLGFSQVETGLYMTPWPLVIVFAAPLAGVLSDRYSAGILGGIGLALFAAGLLSLATIGAHPGTVDIVWRMALCGAGFGLFQSPNNRAMLSSAPRARSGGAGGMLSTARLTGQTLGAALVALIFGLAPDRGPTIALYVATAFAAAAAVVSMLRIASPQPDAST; from the coding sequence ATGAACGCCGATACCGGCCTGCCGATTCCGCAACGCTACTGGGCGATCGTCTGCGTCGCCCTGGGCATCACGCTCGCCGTGCTCGACGGCGCCATCGCCAACGTCGCGCTGCCGACCATCGCACGCGACCTCCACGCATCCGACGCCGCATCGATCTGGATCGTCAACGCCTATCAGCTCGCGGTCACGATCACGCTGCTGCCGCTCGCGTCGCTCGGCGAACGTGTCGGCTATCGCCGCATCTATATCGCCGGGCTCGCGCTGTTCACCGCCGCGTCGCTCGGCTGCGCGCTCGCCGGCTCGCTGCCGATGCTCGCGGTCATGCGCGTGATCCAGGGCTTCGGGGCGGCCGGCATCATGAGCGTCAACGCGGCGCTGGTACGGATGATCTATCCGTCGTCGATGCTCGGGCGCGGACTGTCGATCAATGCGATGGTGGTCGCGCTGTCGTCGGCGATCGGGCCGACGGTCGCGTCCGCGATCCTGTCGTTCGCGTCGTGGCCGTGGCTGTTCGCGGTCAACGTGCCGATCGGCATCGCCGCGGTGCTCGGCAGCGTGCGCGCGCTGCCCGCCAATCCGTTGCACGACGCGCCGTACGATTTCCCGAGCGCGCTGATGAACGCATGCGTGTTCGGCCTGCTGATCATGGCGGTCGACGGGCTCGGTCACGGCGAAAGCCGCGCGTATGTCGCGGCCGAGCTGGCCGTCGCGTTTGCGGTCGGCTATTTCTTCGTGAAGCGCCAGTTGACGCAGCCGGCGCCGCTGCTGCCCGTCGACCTGATGCGCATCCCGATGTTCGCGCTGTCGATCTGCACGTCGGTCGCGTCGTTTACCTCGCAGATGCTCGCGTTCGTCGCACTGCCGTTCTGGCTGCAGAATTCGCTCGGCTTCTCGCAGGTCGAGACGGGCCTGTACATGACGCCGTGGCCGCTCGTGATCGTGTTCGCCGCGCCGCTCGCGGGCGTGCTGTCGGACCGCTACTCGGCCGGCATCCTCGGCGGCATCGGGCTCGCGCTGTTTGCGGCCGGCCTGCTGTCGCTCGCGACGATCGGCGCGCATCCGGGCACCGTCGACATCGTCTGGCGGATGGCGTTGTGCGGCGCGGGCTTCGGGCTGTTCCAGTCGCCGAACAACCGCGCGATGCTGTCGTCGGCGCCGCGCGCACGCAGCGGCGGCGCGGGCGGCATGCTGAGCACCGCGCGGCTAACGGGCCAGACGCTCGGCGCCGCGCTCGTCGCACTGATCTTCGGGCTCGCGCCCGACCGCGGGCCGACGATCGCGCTCTATGTCGCCACCGCGTTCGCGGCGGCGGCAGCCGTCGTCAGCATGCTGCGCATCGCGTCGCCGCAGCCGGACGCGTCGACCTGA
- a CDS encoding AAA family ATPase encodes MREFAQPAGATEEGVADDAIERFFVVTGGPGSGKSTLLDALERAGFARSHEAGRGVIRDQMTVDGHALPWRDPAAFAELMLSWEMRSHHLARHARGPVFFDRGMPDVIGYLRLTGLAVPAHAEAAARHFRYHRRVFIAPPWRDIYAQDTERRQDFAEAVRTYDAMVECYTSYGYRLIELPRASVKARVRFVLDTLDAA; translated from the coding sequence ATGCGTGAGTTCGCGCAGCCGGCCGGCGCGACGGAAGAGGGCGTCGCCGACGATGCGATCGAACGCTTCTTCGTCGTGACGGGCGGCCCCGGCTCCGGCAAGAGCACGCTGCTCGATGCACTCGAACGCGCCGGCTTCGCGCGTTCGCACGAGGCCGGGCGCGGCGTGATCCGCGACCAGATGACCGTCGACGGCCACGCGCTGCCGTGGCGCGATCCGGCCGCGTTCGCCGAACTGATGCTGAGCTGGGAGATGCGCTCGCACCATCTGGCGCGGCATGCGCGCGGCCCGGTGTTCTTCGATCGCGGCATGCCGGACGTGATCGGATATCTACGACTGACGGGCCTCGCGGTGCCCGCGCATGCGGAAGCGGCGGCGCGGCATTTTCGTTATCACCGGCGCGTGTTCATCGCGCCGCCGTGGCGCGACATCTACGCGCAGGACACCGAGCGCCGGCAGGATTTCGCGGAGGCGGTGCGCACCTACGACGCGATGGTGGAGTGCTACACGTCGTACGGTTACCGGCTGATCGAACTGCCACGCGCGAGCGTGAAGGCGCGCGTGCGTTTCGTGCTGGACACGCTCGACGCGGCGTGA
- the otsA gene encoding alpha,alpha-trehalose-phosphate synthase (UDP-forming): MSRLIVVSNRVAAGEDTRPSAGGLAVGVMDALKETGGVWFGWNGEIVGTPDAAPAIQRDGNVTYATLGLTRRDYDQYYRGFSNATLWPVFHYRGDLARFDRQEYAGYLRVNAMLAKQLAALLRPDDLIWVHDYHLLPFAHCLRELGVKNPIGFFLHIPFPSPDMLRLVPPHEELVKFMCAYDVAGFQTDADKQAFTDYIERRGIGTASDDGMLHAHGRVVKVAAYPIGVHPDAIAQAAVQYGSRKPVKMLRDALDGRKLVMSVDRLDYSKGLVERFRSFERMLTNAPGWQGRVSLVQIAPPTRSDVQTYQHIRETLEGEAGRINGRFSQLDWTPIQYLNRKYERNLLMAFFRMSQVGYVTPLRDGMNLVAKEYVASQDPADPGVLVLSEFAGAAAELTGALLVNPYDLSQMADALERALSMPLAERQARHEENLARLRANDLSVWRDTFVADLRSVAAAASVTQRAGRRVAHA; the protein is encoded by the coding sequence ATGAGCAGATTGATCGTGGTATCGAACCGTGTCGCCGCCGGCGAGGACACGCGCCCGAGCGCGGGCGGCCTCGCAGTCGGCGTGATGGACGCGCTGAAGGAAACCGGCGGCGTGTGGTTCGGCTGGAACGGCGAGATCGTCGGCACGCCCGACGCCGCGCCCGCGATCCAGCGCGACGGCAACGTCACGTACGCGACGCTCGGGCTGACCCGGCGCGACTACGATCAGTACTACCGCGGCTTCTCGAACGCGACGCTCTGGCCGGTGTTTCACTATCGCGGCGATCTCGCGCGCTTCGACCGGCAGGAGTACGCCGGCTACCTGCGCGTGAACGCGATGCTGGCGAAGCAGCTCGCCGCGCTGCTGCGGCCCGACGACCTGATCTGGGTGCACGACTATCATCTGCTGCCGTTCGCGCACTGCCTGCGCGAGCTCGGCGTGAAGAACCCGATCGGCTTCTTCCTGCACATTCCGTTTCCGTCGCCCGACATGCTGCGCCTCGTGCCGCCGCACGAGGAGCTCGTGAAGTTCATGTGCGCGTACGACGTCGCAGGCTTCCAGACCGACGCGGACAAGCAGGCGTTTACCGACTACATCGAGCGGCGCGGCATCGGCACGGCGAGCGACGACGGGATGCTGCATGCGCATGGCCGCGTCGTGAAGGTCGCCGCCTATCCGATCGGCGTGCACCCGGACGCGATTGCGCAGGCGGCCGTCCAGTACGGTTCGCGCAAGCCCGTGAAGATGCTGCGCGACGCGCTCGACGGCCGCAAGCTCGTGATGAGCGTCGATCGCCTCGACTATTCGAAGGGGCTCGTCGAGCGCTTCCGGTCGTTCGAGCGGATGCTGACGAACGCGCCGGGCTGGCAGGGGCGCGTATCGCTCGTGCAGATCGCGCCGCCGACGCGCTCCGACGTGCAGACCTACCAGCACATCCGCGAAACGCTCGAAGGCGAGGCCGGCCGCATCAACGGGCGTTTTTCGCAGCTCGACTGGACGCCGATCCAGTACCTCAACCGCAAGTACGAGCGCAACCTGCTGATGGCGTTCTTCCGGATGTCGCAGGTCGGCTACGTGACGCCGTTGCGCGACGGGATGAATCTCGTCGCGAAGGAATACGTCGCGTCGCAGGATCCGGCCGATCCGGGCGTGCTGGTGCTGTCGGAATTCGCCGGCGCGGCGGCCGAGCTGACGGGCGCGCTGCTCGTCAACCCGTACGACCTGTCGCAGATGGCCGACGCGCTCGAGCGCGCGCTGTCGATGCCGCTCGCGGAGCGGCAGGCGCGTCACGAGGAAAACCTCGCACGCCTGCGGGCAAACGACCTGTCGGTGTGGCGCGACACGTTCGTCGCCGACTTGCGCAGCGTCGCGGCGGCCGCCTCGGTCACGCAGCGCGCGGGCCGGCGGGTCGCGCATGCGTGA
- a CDS encoding AAA-associated domain-containing protein, giving the protein MHNPNAVNAPVQTPQPPRLGEEILRVDHVCRGFNKTQGELLVLDDANLSLREGEIVGLLGRSGSGKSTLLRIIAGLIEPTGGEVTYLGKPLTGPAEGVAMVFQTFALFPWLTVLQNVEAGLEALGVGARERRERALAAIDLIGLDGFENAYPRELSGGMRQRVGFARALVVDPTILLMDEPFSALDVLTAETLRTDLLDLWTQGRMPIKSVLIVTHNIEEAVFMCDRILVLSSNPGRVIAEIKVPFKHPRNRLDPAFRKLVDDIYAKMTARQTGEATKKGLELGSWLPQVSTNLMAGLIETLAMAPYHGRADMPEIARSLHLEVDDLFPIAEVLQYLGFADVREGDVFLTPPGRVFAEFGTQERKLMFADHLLKHVPLAARIKKVLNERPGHRAPRVRFEQELEDFLSDGAAEETLDAVIDWGRYGEIFSYNDQTEIFSLEDVES; this is encoded by the coding sequence ATGCACAATCCGAATGCTGTAAACGCCCCCGTCCAGACTCCGCAGCCGCCGCGCCTCGGCGAGGAAATCCTGCGCGTCGACCACGTCTGCCGCGGCTTCAACAAGACGCAAGGCGAGCTGCTGGTGCTCGACGATGCGAATCTGTCGCTGCGCGAAGGCGAGATCGTCGGGCTGCTCGGCCGTTCCGGTTCCGGCAAGTCGACGCTGCTGCGGATCATCGCCGGGCTGATCGAGCCGACCGGCGGTGAAGTGACCTATCTCGGCAAGCCGCTGACCGGTCCCGCCGAAGGCGTCGCGATGGTGTTCCAGACCTTCGCGCTGTTTCCGTGGCTGACCGTGCTGCAGAACGTGGAAGCCGGCCTCGAGGCGCTCGGCGTCGGCGCGCGCGAGCGGCGCGAGCGCGCGCTGGCCGCGATCGACCTGATCGGTCTCGACGGTTTCGAGAACGCGTATCCGCGCGAGCTGTCGGGCGGGATGCGGCAGCGCGTGGGCTTTGCGCGCGCGCTGGTCGTCGATCCGACGATCCTGCTGATGGACGAGCCATTCTCCGCTCTCGACGTGCTGACGGCCGAGACGCTGCGTACCGACCTGCTCGACCTGTGGACGCAGGGCCGCATGCCGATCAAGTCGGTGCTGATCGTCACGCACAACATCGAGGAAGCGGTGTTCATGTGCGACCGGATCCTCGTGCTGTCGTCGAACCCGGGGCGCGTGATCGCCGAGATCAAGGTGCCGTTCAAGCATCCGCGCAACCGGCTGGATCCGGCGTTCCGCAAGCTGGTCGACGACATCTACGCGAAGATGACGGCCCGCCAGACCGGCGAGGCGACGAAGAAGGGGCTCGAACTCGGCAGCTGGCTGCCGCAGGTGTCGACCAACCTGATGGCCGGCCTGATCGAGACGCTTGCGATGGCGCCGTACCACGGCCGCGCGGACATGCCGGAAATCGCGCGGTCGCTGCATCTTGAGGTCGACGACCTGTTCCCGATCGCGGAAGTGCTGCAATACCTCGGTTTTGCCGACGTGCGGGAAGGGGACGTGTTCCTGACGCCGCCGGGGCGCGTGTTCGCGGAATTCGGCACGCAGGAGCGCAAGCTGATGTTCGCCGATCACCTGCTGAAGCACGTGCCGCTGGCCGCGCGGATCAAGAAGGTGCTGAACGAGCGGCCGGGGCATCGTGCGCCGCGCGTGCGCTTCGAGCAGGAACTGGAGGATTTCCTGTCGGACGGCGCGGCCGAGGAGACGCTTGACGCGGTGATCGACTGGGGTCGTTATGGCGAGATTTTCTCGTACAACGATCAGACGGAAATTTTCAGTCTTGAGGACGTCGAGTCCTGA
- a CDS encoding ABC transporter permease, giving the protein MDVGFFNPNRTANASAWRVLPNRWDFIAFPLIICLIAMAVVGFHETMAPIGTLQTQKISLDPSNLPEYALRTTLRMLAAMVASLAFTLIYGTLAAKSRRAGMVLIPILDILQSVPVLGFISFTVTFFLALFPSRVLGAELAAIFAIFTSQAWNMTFSFYQSLRTVPRDLDEVSRGFHLTSWQRFWKLEVPFSMPGLIWNMMMSMSGGWFFVVASEAITVGNQTITLPGIGAYLAQAITDKNLGAIGWVILTMTVVILAYDQLLFRPLIAWADKFRMENTASGDAPQSWLLDLVRRTRLIHQLLVPAGWFFAKAARIPLRLPLSGAMRFTLPKVEKKASRTVDIVWATLVLIGTAYIVWRVFSFVSTGVTMAEVGHVLVLGLITLLRVVVLIAIASVIWVPVGVWIGLRPALAEKLQPLAQFLAAFPANLLFPVFVIVIARFHLNADIWLSPLIVLGTQWYILFNVIAGATSYPNDYREAATNFRIRGWQWWRQAILPGIFPYYVTGAITASGGAWNASIVSEAVQWGSTRIEAHGLGAYIAQTTADGDFPKIILGIAVMSLFVTLFNRLLWRPLYAFAEAKLRLD; this is encoded by the coding sequence ATGGACGTCGGATTCTTCAATCCGAACCGGACCGCCAATGCGTCCGCGTGGCGCGTCCTGCCGAACCGGTGGGACTTCATTGCGTTTCCGCTGATCATCTGCCTGATCGCGATGGCCGTCGTCGGCTTCCACGAGACGATGGCGCCGATCGGGACGCTGCAGACGCAGAAGATCTCGCTCGACCCGTCGAACCTGCCCGAATACGCGCTGCGCACGACGCTGCGGATGCTCGCGGCGATGGTCGCGTCGCTCGCGTTCACGCTGATCTACGGCACGCTTGCCGCAAAGAGCCGCCGCGCGGGGATGGTGCTGATCCCGATCCTCGACATCCTGCAGTCGGTGCCGGTGCTCGGCTTCATCTCGTTTACGGTCACGTTCTTCCTCGCGCTGTTCCCGAGCCGCGTGCTCGGCGCCGAGCTCGCGGCGATCTTCGCGATCTTCACGAGCCAGGCGTGGAACATGACGTTCAGTTTCTACCAGTCGCTGCGCACGGTGCCGCGCGATCTCGACGAAGTGTCGCGCGGCTTCCACCTGACATCATGGCAGCGCTTCTGGAAGCTCGAGGTGCCGTTCTCGATGCCGGGGCTGATCTGGAACATGATGATGTCGATGTCGGGCGGCTGGTTCTTCGTGGTCGCGTCGGAAGCGATCACGGTCGGCAACCAGACGATCACGCTGCCGGGCATCGGCGCGTATCTCGCGCAGGCGATCACCGACAAGAACCTCGGCGCGATCGGCTGGGTGATCCTGACGATGACGGTCGTGATCCTCGCGTACGACCAGCTGCTGTTCCGCCCGCTGATCGCGTGGGCCGACAAGTTCCGGATGGAGAACACCGCGTCGGGCGACGCGCCGCAATCGTGGCTGCTCGACCTCGTGCGCCGCACGCGGCTGATTCATCAACTGCTGGTGCCGGCCGGCTGGTTCTTCGCGAAGGCCGCGCGGATTCCGCTGCGCCTGCCGCTGTCGGGCGCGATGCGCTTCACGCTGCCGAAAGTCGAGAAGAAGGCGTCGCGCACGGTCGACATCGTGTGGGCGACGCTCGTGCTGATCGGCACCGCGTATATCGTGTGGCGCGTGTTCAGCTTCGTGTCGACCGGCGTGACGATGGCCGAGGTCGGCCACGTGCTGGTGCTCGGGCTCATCACGCTGCTGCGCGTGGTGGTGCTGATCGCGATCGCATCGGTGATCTGGGTGCCGGTCGGCGTGTGGATCGGGCTGCGCCCGGCGCTCGCCGAGAAGCTGCAGCCGCTCGCGCAGTTTCTTGCCGCATTCCCGGCGAACCTGCTGTTCCCGGTGTTCGTGATCGTGATCGCGCGCTTCCACCTGAACGCCGATATCTGGCTGTCGCCGCTGATCGTGCTCGGCACGCAGTGGTATATCCTGTTCAACGTGATTGCCGGCGCGACGTCCTACCCGAACGACTACCGCGAGGCGGCGACGAACTTCCGCATCCGCGGCTGGCAGTGGTGGCGGCAGGCGATCCTGCCGGGCATCTTCCCGTACTACGTGACGGGCGCGATCACCGCGTCGGGCGGTGCATGGAACGCCAGCATCGTGTCCGAAGCCGTGCAGTGGGGCTCGACCCGGATCGAGGCGCACGGGCTCGGCGCCTATATCGCGCAGACGACCGCCGACGGCGATTTTCCGAAGATCATCCTGGGCATCGCCGTGATGTCCCTGTTCGTCACCCTGTTCAACCGCCTGCTGTGGCGCCCGCTGTATGCCTTTGCGGAAGCGAAGCTGCGGCTCGACTGA
- a CDS encoding ATP-binding protein: protein MRKPIDSLFGRLALLVVGVLLLSHFAWFFAMRLERNQMQTRYAVEEAAFLVDAVRQHVARTPDQPLPSRVRLVTPGSADVPKGDDANLPPALKRFRDDVTERMPPGTRVEIGAPGRPPVLWVKEPSDRNWIVVPVQPLRPPRSIDRMLLWLGTIFSAGVIAALFAAWQLQQPLRSLARAVARFGRGQPVPPLRERGPRELRQLTHGFNQMVEQVSQAESDRAVMLAGVAHDLRTPLARMRLRAEMMEDARLRDGVVRDVDSMSHIVDQFLVFAHGGADRSEPVPVDQACERIARTYRAVAPNAPTVQTRLMADPGFCLPTATLDRILSNLLDNAHAYGAPPVLVETARTPAGYVLAVSDHGSGIAPRDLAAATRPFVRLDPARGGNGHSGLGLAIVERLVLRLGGTCEIGNRPEGGLRVAMTFPFDVVPKGEPHPQAA, encoded by the coding sequence ATGCGCAAACCCATTGATTCGCTGTTCGGGCGGCTCGCGCTGCTCGTCGTCGGCGTGCTGCTCCTGTCGCATTTCGCGTGGTTTTTCGCGATGCGGCTCGAGCGCAACCAGATGCAGACGCGCTACGCGGTCGAGGAGGCCGCGTTCCTGGTCGATGCGGTGCGCCAGCACGTCGCGCGCACGCCCGACCAGCCGCTGCCGTCGCGCGTGCGCCTGGTGACGCCGGGCAGCGCGGACGTGCCGAAGGGCGACGACGCAAACCTGCCGCCCGCGCTCAAGCGCTTTCGCGACGACGTGACCGAGCGCATGCCGCCCGGCACGCGCGTCGAGATCGGCGCGCCGGGGCGTCCGCCCGTGCTGTGGGTCAAGGAGCCGTCCGACCGCAACTGGATCGTCGTGCCGGTGCAGCCGCTGCGGCCGCCGCGCTCGATCGACCGGATGCTGCTGTGGCTCGGCACGATCTTCTCGGCGGGCGTGATCGCCGCGCTGTTCGCCGCGTGGCAGCTGCAGCAGCCGCTGCGCTCGCTGGCGCGCGCGGTCGCGCGCTTCGGCCGCGGGCAGCCGGTGCCGCCGCTGCGCGAGCGCGGCCCGCGCGAGCTGCGCCAGCTCACGCACGGCTTCAACCAGATGGTGGAACAGGTGTCGCAGGCCGAGAGCGACCGGGCGGTGATGCTGGCGGGCGTCGCGCACGACCTGCGCACGCCGCTTGCGCGGATGCGCCTGCGCGCGGAGATGATGGAGGACGCGCGGCTGCGCGACGGCGTGGTGCGCGACGTCGACTCGATGTCGCATATCGTCGACCAGTTCCTCGTGTTCGCGCACGGCGGGGCCGATCGCAGCGAGCCGGTGCCGGTCGACCAGGCCTGCGAGCGGATCGCGCGCACCTATCGCGCGGTCGCACCGAATGCGCCGACGGTCCAGACGCGCCTCATGGCCGACCCGGGCTTCTGCCTGCCGACCGCGACGCTCGACCGGATCCTGTCGAACCTGCTCGACAACGCCCATGCATACGGCGCGCCGCCCGTGCTCGTCGAGACGGCGCGCACGCCGGCCGGCTATGTGCTGGCGGTCAGCGATCACGGCAGCGGGATCGCGCCGCGCGACCTCGCGGCCGCGACGCGGCCGTTCGTGCGCCTCGATCCGGCGCGCGGCGGCAACGGGCACAGCGGGCTCGGGCTCGCGATCGTCGAGCGGCTGGTGCTCAGGCTGGGCGGGACGTGCGAGATCGGCAACCGCCCCGAAGGCGGGCTGCGCGTCGCGATGACATTCCCGTTCGACGTCGTGCCGAAGGGCGAACCGCACCCGCAGGCCGCATAA
- a CDS encoding response regulator codes for MTTQILIVDDDQELRDLLRDYLVRQGMEVSVLHDAATLEKRLERERPDLIVLDLMMPGVDGLTALRQLRAAGDDIPVIMLTARADDVDRIVGLELGADDYLGKPFNPRELLARVQAVLRRRRATPSAAAPEQREPFAFGRFVLDFQARTLSVDGKPATLSSSEFALLKIFVNHALRTLTRERLLELLHGPEYDGTDRGIDVQVWRLRRILETDPSTPRFIQTVRGRGYVFVPDGEAHAQTH; via the coding sequence ATGACTACCCAGATCCTCATCGTCGACGACGACCAAGAACTCCGCGACCTGCTGCGCGACTATCTCGTGCGCCAGGGGATGGAGGTATCCGTGCTGCACGACGCGGCCACGCTCGAGAAGCGACTCGAGCGCGAGCGCCCCGACCTGATCGTGCTGGACCTGATGATGCCGGGCGTGGACGGCCTCACCGCGCTGCGCCAGCTGCGCGCGGCGGGCGACGACATCCCCGTGATCATGCTGACCGCGCGCGCGGACGACGTCGACCGCATCGTCGGGCTCGAGCTCGGCGCGGACGACTACCTCGGCAAGCCGTTCAACCCGCGCGAACTGCTCGCGCGCGTGCAGGCCGTGCTGCGCCGCCGCCGCGCGACGCCGTCGGCGGCCGCGCCCGAGCAGCGCGAGCCGTTCGCGTTCGGCCGCTTCGTGCTCGATTTCCAGGCGCGCACGCTGTCGGTCGACGGCAAGCCGGCGACGCTGTCGAGCAGCGAATTCGCGCTGCTGAAGATCTTCGTGAACCACGCGCTGCGCACGCTCACGCGCGAGCGGCTGCTCGAGCTGCTGCACGGGCCCGAGTACGACGGCACCGACCGCGGCATCGACGTCCAGGTGTGGCGCCTGCGCCGCATCCTCGAGACGGATCCGTCGACGCCGCGCTTCATCCAGACGGTGCGCGGGCGCGGCTACGTGTTCGTGCCCGACGGCGAGGCCCATGCGCAAACCCATTGA
- a CDS encoding periplasmic heavy metal sensor — protein MYKKTSRVAIAAAAVLALAFGTAHAAQPDGPPPGGPGMHHMHGDHGGPFGVMLKLHDQLKLNASQEQQWQTALNTMKQNREAMRKSHEQMREQFKAQQNQPILDLSAMQAAHQQAEQQNAQLRQQTSAAWLAFYNGLNDQQKTTVSTALKQQFARMEQRHEKMKERWQQHRQAKAANAASAPAQ, from the coding sequence ATGTATAAGAAGACTTCCCGCGTGGCCATCGCTGCCGCCGCCGTGCTCGCCCTCGCTTTCGGTACCGCCCATGCCGCCCAGCCCGACGGCCCGCCGCCGGGCGGCCCCGGCATGCATCACATGCACGGCGACCACGGCGGCCCGTTCGGCGTGATGCTGAAGCTGCACGACCAGCTGAAGCTCAACGCGTCGCAGGAACAGCAGTGGCAGACCGCGCTCAACACGATGAAGCAGAATCGTGAAGCGATGCGCAAGAGCCACGAGCAGATGCGCGAGCAGTTCAAGGCGCAGCAGAACCAGCCGATCCTCGACCTGAGCGCGATGCAGGCCGCGCATCAGCAGGCCGAGCAGCAGAACGCGCAGCTGCGCCAGCAGACCTCGGCCGCATGGCTCGCGTTCTACAACGGCCTGAACGACCAGCAGAAGACCACCGTCAGCACGGCGCTCAAGCAGCAGTTCGCGCGGATGGAGCAGCGTCACGAGAAGATGAAGGAACGCTGGCAGCAGCACCGCCAGGCGAAGGCGGCCAACGCGGCCTCGGCGCCGGCGCAGTAA
- a CDS encoding pirin family protein — MFQIRRAVDRDQRSQGWHESRHSLPCAAGGAPSAFGALRELTEECLAPTRGFGMQPYRDVEIVTFVLDGALAYRDSLGSGAIVRAGGLQRTSAGTGIMLSETNASRDRPLRLLRFRLAPAGPGAQPGYVERRFADDERRGRLRVVASPDGGEGSLRVHADASIFAALIDGDERAVYAVPAGRRVYAHVVSGDVEINGHALAAGDGARIGGVDAIALSNGRAADVLLLDVA, encoded by the coding sequence ATGTTCCAGATTCGCCGCGCCGTCGATCGCGACCAGCGCAGCCAGGGCTGGCACGAATCCCGTCACAGCCTGCCGTGCGCGGCCGGCGGCGCGCCGTCGGCGTTCGGCGCGCTGCGCGAGCTGACCGAGGAGTGTCTCGCGCCGACCCGCGGGTTCGGCATGCAGCCCTACCGCGACGTGGAGATCGTCACGTTCGTGCTCGACGGCGCGCTCGCGTACCGCGACAGCCTCGGCAGCGGCGCGATCGTGCGCGCGGGCGGCCTGCAGCGCACCAGCGCCGGCACGGGCATCATGCTGAGCGAGACCAACGCGTCGCGCGACCGGCCGCTGCGGCTGCTGCGCTTCCGGCTCGCGCCGGCCGGGCCCGGCGCGCAGCCCGGCTACGTGGAGCGGCGCTTCGCCGACGACGAGCGGCGCGGCCGGCTGCGCGTGGTCGCGTCGCCGGACGGCGGCGAAGGCTCGCTGCGCGTGCATGCGGACGCGTCGATCTTCGCGGCGCTGATCGACGGGGACGAGCGGGCGGTGTACGCGGTGCCGGCCGGTCGCCGGGTGTACGCGCATGTCGTGAGCGGCGACGTGGAGATCAATGGCCACGCGCTGGCCGCGGGCGACGGCGCGCGCATCGGCGGCGTGGACGCGATCGCGCTGTCGAACGGCCGCGCGGCCGACGTGCTGCTGCTCGACGTCGCGTGA